DNA from Agathobaculum sp. NTUH-O15-33:
AGGATCATATCGGGCATATAGGAGTGCCCGTCATAGGTCCAGTAAGGCGCTACCTCATAGAAGGACATTTCCACATAAGAGGTCATGTTGTTTTCCGCGCCGTCTACAACGCCGGTCTGAATGGAGGAGTACGTGTCGTTAAACGGCAGCGGCGTGCCGATGCCGCCGAGGTGCTCCATCATCGAAAGCATCAAATCCGATTCGGATACGCGGATTTTCATGCCCGCCAGATCGGCCGGTGTGTGGATTTCCTTTTTGGCGTTAAAGAAGTTGCGGGAGCCCGGGTGCAGATAGGTCACGCCGACAAGGTTATTCTCCTCAAAGGTATCGAATACCTGCTGGCCGATTTCGCCGTCCAGCACGCGGAACAGATGGTCCACATCGGTATATTCGTAAGGCATTTGCAGGGCGTTCATGAGCGGGGCGAATTCAGCCGAAGCGCCCGAGGAAACGCGGGTAAAATCCAGCCCGCCGAACTGGCACTGCTCGATGGTGGAGCGCTCGTCTCCCAGCTGTCCGGCAAAGAAGCACTGGATATCAATGCGTCCATCGGTCTTTTCCT
Protein-coding regions in this window:
- a CDS encoding TRAP transporter substrate-binding protein, whose amino-acid sequence is MQKRKIFAGLTSAALMASLLTGCGGSPSAQDPNAGKTPAAGSDQSMVLRLANSHNEEHITSQACQKFADMVKEKTDGRIDIQCFFAGQLGDERSTIEQCQFGGLDFTRVSSGASAEFAPLMNALQMPYEYTDVDHLFRVLDGEIGQQVFDTFEENNLVGVTYLHPGSRNFFNAKKEIHTPADLAGMKIRVSESDLMLSMMEHLGGIGTPLPFNDTYSSIQTGVVDGAENNMTSYVEMSFYEVAPYWTYDGHSYMPDMILASKQTMDKLSAEDQEIVKACAKEASLWHREAWEESEAKNAKVAAEKGCTLTTLTEDELKQFQDAVAPMYDSFLNDEQKAIVESVQALA